Proteins co-encoded in one Mycobacteriales bacterium genomic window:
- a CDS encoding UDP-N-acetylmuramate dehydrogenase, whose translation MLLADLTTLGLGGPADDVAEARTEAELVEAVRSLDAAGTPVLVVGGGSNLVVADGGFPGTVVRVLTTGVDELTGGAVSVAAGEDWDGVVARLVAQGRAGVEALSGIPGATGATPVQNVGAYGQDLSQTCTGVRALDRSSGEVLELGAADCDFRYRHSRFKAERDRWVVLSVHLSLETGPLSAPVRYAELARALGVDVGDRAPLAEVREAVLGLRRGKGMVVDPADPDSRSAGSFFTNPVLTEAQLDALRGRLPDVSVPAYPDQGGWKVSAAWLIERAGFAKGDLDGPVGLSTKHVLALVNRGGGTTQDLLRAARTVRDAVRDRLGVVLVAEPVLVGVEL comes from the coding sequence GTGCTGCTCGCCGACCTCACCACCCTCGGACTCGGTGGCCCCGCGGACGACGTCGCGGAGGCCCGCACCGAGGCCGAGCTCGTCGAGGCGGTGCGCTCCCTCGACGCCGCCGGCACCCCGGTGCTGGTCGTCGGCGGTGGCAGCAACCTCGTCGTTGCCGACGGGGGCTTCCCGGGCACCGTCGTGCGGGTCCTCACGACCGGGGTGGACGAGCTCACCGGCGGGGCCGTCTCGGTGGCCGCGGGGGAGGACTGGGACGGCGTCGTCGCGCGGCTCGTCGCGCAGGGCCGCGCCGGGGTGGAGGCGCTGTCGGGGATCCCGGGCGCGACCGGGGCGACACCGGTGCAGAACGTCGGCGCCTACGGCCAGGACCTCTCGCAGACCTGCACGGGGGTCAGGGCGCTGGACCGCAGCTCCGGTGAGGTGCTCGAGCTGGGTGCGGCGGACTGCGACTTCCGCTACCGGCACAGCCGCTTCAAGGCTGAGCGCGACCGCTGGGTCGTCCTGTCCGTCCACCTGTCGCTCGAGACCGGCCCGCTGTCCGCGCCCGTCCGCTACGCCGAGCTGGCCCGCGCCCTCGGCGTCGACGTCGGTGACCGCGCGCCGCTGGCCGAGGTCCGCGAGGCGGTGCTCGGGCTGCGTCGCGGCAAGGGGATGGTCGTCGACCCGGCCGACCCGGACAGCCGCAGCGCCGGCTCGTTCTTCACCAACCCGGTGCTGACCGAGGCGCAGCTCGACGCCCTGCGCGGACGGCTGCCGGACGTGAGCGTCCCGGCGTACCCCGACCAGGGTGGCTGGAAGGTCAGTGCTGCCTGGCTCATCGAGCGAGCGGGCTTCGCGAAGGGCGACCTCGACGGGCCGGTGGGGCTGTCGACCAAGCACGTGCTCGCGCTGGTCAACAGGGGCGGGGGTACGACGCAGGACCTGCTGCGTGCCGCCCGGACGGTGCGCGACGCGGTGCGTGACCGGCTCGGTGTCGTGCTCGTCGCCGAACCCGTGCTGGTCGGGGTCGAGCTCTAG
- the rarD gene encoding EamA family transporter RarD, with amino-acid sequence MVESRKGVLYGAGAYFLWGLFPLYWPLLEPAGPGEVLAHRVLWSLVVVAALLVAARRLTEVRAVLRDRARMLRLSAASVLIGLNWFTYIYGVTHDHVVETSLGYFINPIVTVLLGVVVLKERLRPTQWVAIGAATVAVLVLSVQNGSPPWIALVLAFSFGGYGLLKKTAAVGAVEGLAVETAVMAPVAAAYLLVLTTRGDLVFGTEGVGHALLLVGAGVVTAIPLLLFGAAASRVPLTTLGLLQYLAPTLQFLIGVALYDEPLPLLRLVGFALVWAGLAIFTADLVRHHRRQLRIVVAEPV; translated from the coding sequence GTGGTCGAGTCGAGGAAGGGCGTGCTCTACGGAGCGGGCGCCTACTTCCTCTGGGGGCTGTTCCCGCTCTACTGGCCGCTGCTCGAACCGGCCGGGCCCGGCGAGGTGCTCGCCCACCGGGTGCTGTGGTCCCTGGTCGTCGTCGCGGCACTGCTGGTGGCCGCGCGCCGGCTGACGGAGGTCCGCGCCGTGCTGCGCGACCGCGCCCGGATGCTGCGGCTGTCCGCGGCGTCGGTGCTCATCGGCCTCAACTGGTTCACCTACATCTACGGCGTGACCCACGACCACGTCGTCGAGACCTCGCTGGGCTACTTCATCAACCCCATCGTCACGGTCCTGCTCGGCGTCGTCGTGCTCAAGGAGCGGCTGCGCCCGACGCAGTGGGTCGCGATCGGCGCGGCGACCGTGGCGGTGCTGGTCCTGTCGGTGCAGAACGGCAGCCCGCCCTGGATCGCCCTCGTCCTGGCCTTCTCCTTCGGCGGCTACGGTCTGCTCAAGAAGACCGCCGCCGTCGGGGCTGTCGAGGGGCTCGCGGTGGAGACGGCGGTGATGGCACCGGTCGCTGCGGCGTACCTCCTGGTCCTCACCACGCGGGGTGACCTCGTCTTCGGGACCGAGGGGGTCGGGCACGCGCTGCTGCTCGTCGGCGCCGGGGTGGTGACGGCGATCCCGCTGCTGCTGTTCGGGGCGGCCGCGAGCCGCGTGCCGCTGACGACCCTCGGCCTGCTGCAGTACCTCGCGCCGACGCTGCAGTTCCTCATCGGAGTGGCGTTGTACGACGAACCGCTCCCGCTGCTCCGCCTGGTGGGCTTCGCCCTGGTCTGGGCCGGCCTGGCGATCTTCACCGCCGACCTCGTCCGGCACCACCGGAGACAGCTGCGGATCGTCGTCGCCGAACCTGTCTGA
- a CDS encoding tRNA adenosine deaminase-associated protein produces the protein MPYFAAAVARTADGWTGREVDLSEVEDLDALADELRDLTGDDDGPALLLFEEDDEYFAVVRVAGGGSLAEPRVFLSDVRAVQASDVAAMLWEAAVEEEVDDDDDEDDDEDEGTRAVSEPVGDSALLGDLGTSSGDLLDLCATEGLLPADVLVAVAERAGFADVLDELRPV, from the coding sequence GTGCCCTACTTCGCCGCAGCCGTCGCCCGCACCGCGGACGGCTGGACCGGTCGCGAGGTCGACCTGTCCGAGGTCGAGGACCTCGACGCCCTCGCCGACGAGTTGCGTGACCTCACCGGGGACGACGACGGACCGGCGCTGCTGCTGTTCGAGGAGGACGACGAGTACTTCGCCGTCGTGCGCGTCGCCGGTGGCGGGTCGCTCGCCGAGCCGCGGGTCTTCCTCTCGGATGTGCGCGCTGTGCAGGCCTCCGACGTCGCCGCGATGCTCTGGGAGGCGGCGGTCGAGGAGGAGGTCGACGACGACGACGACGAGGACGACGACGAGGACGAGGGCACCCGCGCGGTGTCGGAGCCGGTCGGTGACAGCGCCCTGCTGGGCGATCTCGGGACGTCGTCGGGTGACCTGCTCGACCTGTGCGCGACCGAGGGCCTGCTCCCCGCCGACGTGCTCGTCGCCGTGGCGGAGCGGGCCGGCTTCGCCGACGTCCTCGACGAGCTGCGCCCGGTCTAG
- a CDS encoding NAD(P)/FAD-dependent oxidoreductase, which yields MTLELDAVVVGGGASGLAAATWLARYRRSVLVLDSGDYRSKDVERSHGYLGRDPQSPMDLLARGREELLAYPTAGIRQESVTGIVRRDDGLFEVATTGDDLLVHRVVLACGVVDARPDVAGIDEHYGASVFHCPACDGYEARDRDVVALGWDRRLVGFSSTLLNWARTVTVVTAGMSFEGDDDCRKALADNGIELIEQAAEGLVGTRGDLTGLRLVGGRLLPASLVFFSVAHRPRTDLARALGCALDGEGYVVVDGEGATTVEGVYAAGDLIPGLQLVQVAAASGAVAGVGCAQSFFGSRGAPTSPEPAPDPTVPGQGG from the coding sequence ATGACGCTCGAGCTCGACGCGGTCGTCGTCGGTGGTGGCGCGTCCGGGCTCGCGGCCGCGACCTGGCTCGCCCGCTACCGCCGCTCCGTGCTGGTCCTCGACTCCGGCGACTACCGCTCCAAGGACGTCGAGCGCTCGCACGGCTATCTCGGCCGTGATCCGCAGTCGCCGATGGACCTGCTCGCCCGCGGCCGCGAGGAGCTGCTCGCCTATCCCACCGCCGGCATCAGGCAGGAGTCGGTGACGGGCATCGTCCGGCGCGACGACGGGCTGTTCGAGGTGGCGACCACCGGCGACGACCTGCTGGTCCACCGCGTCGTGCTGGCCTGCGGCGTCGTCGACGCCAGGCCAGACGTCGCCGGCATCGACGAGCACTACGGCGCCTCGGTCTTCCACTGCCCGGCCTGCGACGGCTACGAGGCGCGCGACCGCGACGTGGTCGCGCTCGGTTGGGACCGCCGGCTCGTCGGCTTCTCCTCCACGCTGCTCAACTGGGCGCGCACGGTGACTGTCGTGACGGCCGGGATGTCCTTCGAGGGCGACGACGACTGTCGCAAGGCCCTGGCGGACAACGGGATCGAGCTCATCGAGCAGGCGGCGGAGGGCCTCGTCGGCACCCGCGGCGACCTGACCGGTCTCCGGCTCGTCGGTGGCCGGCTGCTCCCCGCGTCGCTCGTCTTCTTCTCCGTCGCCCACCGGCCCCGCACCGACCTGGCCCGCGCGCTCGGCTGCGCGCTCGACGGCGAGGGCTACGTCGTCGTCGACGGCGAGGGCGCGACCACCGTCGAGGGCGTGTACGCCGCAGGCGACCTCATCCCCGGCCTGCAACTGGTCCAGGTGGCCGCGGCCTCTGGTGCCGTCGCGGGGGTGGGGTGCGCCCAGTCGTTCTTCGGCAGCCGTGGCGCACCAACCTCGCCGGAGCCCGCCCCCGACCCGACGGTGCCCGGCCAGGGCGGCTGA
- a CDS encoding MFS transporter has protein sequence MTADGTAREAGSPAGDGWSPWRVVVGFGVVSLAADMVYEGARSVYGPLLASLGASALVVGAVTGAGEAVALVLRLVSGPWADRTRRYWTLTIAGYATTAVCVPLLAVAPMLGGAGLVVAGSLILMERAGKAVRSPAKSALLADAAGQVGMGRGLGVHKALDQVGAFAGPLLVAGLISVSGGDLRLALAVLAVPGAVAMALLLLTRRQSPGPPPDPPPVADAGTTTGVAVERAPLPPAFWRFAVAASLCTAGLVGFGLIGFNAADQDLLPLAAVPVLYAGAMAAGAVAALATGEAYDRVGARVLLVLPLLVAAVPPLALGGSLGLVVPGALLWGAAVGVQDSTVKAMVADLVPRGRRATAYGLFAAVQGAGALVAGVTAGALYQRHLGALVAVTAVGQAVAFVLLVRTIATARGRPA, from the coding sequence ATGACGGCGGACGGGACTGCGCGCGAGGCGGGCAGCCCTGCCGGCGACGGCTGGTCGCCGTGGCGGGTCGTCGTCGGGTTCGGCGTGGTGAGCCTGGCCGCGGACATGGTCTACGAGGGCGCGAGGTCGGTGTACGGGCCGTTGCTGGCGTCGCTCGGGGCGTCGGCGCTGGTCGTCGGGGCGGTGACGGGGGCCGGGGAGGCCGTCGCGCTGGTCCTGCGGCTGGTCTCGGGGCCGTGGGCGGACCGGACCCGCAGGTACTGGACGTTGACGATCGCGGGGTACGCGACGACGGCGGTCTGCGTGCCGCTGCTCGCCGTGGCGCCGATGCTCGGCGGGGCGGGGCTGGTCGTCGCGGGCTCGCTGATCCTGATGGAGCGGGCGGGGAAGGCGGTCCGGAGCCCGGCGAAGTCGGCGCTGCTCGCGGACGCCGCCGGGCAGGTCGGAATGGGCCGGGGGCTCGGCGTCCACAAGGCCCTGGACCAGGTGGGGGCGTTCGCCGGGCCGTTGCTCGTCGCCGGGCTGATCTCCGTGTCGGGCGGGGACCTGCGGCTGGCCCTGGCGGTCCTGGCCGTGCCGGGAGCCGTCGCGATGGCGCTGCTCCTGCTCACCCGACGGCAGTCCCCCGGTCCACCGCCCGACCCGCCGCCCGTGGCCGACGCCGGAACGACGACCGGGGTGGCCGTCGAGCGGGCGCCGCTGCCGCCGGCGTTCTGGCGGTTCGCCGTCGCCGCGTCGCTCTGCACCGCGGGGCTCGTCGGGTTCGGCCTCATCGGGTTCAACGCCGCCGACCAGGACCTGCTGCCGCTGGCCGCCGTCCCGGTGCTCTACGCGGGGGCGATGGCAGCCGGGGCCGTCGCCGCGCTGGCTACGGGCGAGGCGTACGACCGGGTCGGAGCCCGCGTCCTGCTCGTCCTGCCGTTGCTGGTCGCGGCGGTCCCCCCGCTCGCCCTCGGCGGGTCGCTCGGCCTGGTCGTGCCGGGCGCGCTGCTCTGGGGCGCCGCCGTCGGCGTGCAGGACTCCACCGTCAAGGCGATGGTCGCGGACCTCGTCCCCCGGGGCAGGAGGGCCACCGCGTACGGGCTGTTCGCCGCGGTCCAGGGCGCGGGCGCGCTCGTCGCGGGAGTCACGGCGGGGGCGCTCTACCAGCGGCACCTCGGCGCGCTCGTCGCCGTGACGGCGGTCGGGCAGGCCGTCGCGTTCGTGCTGCTGGTCCGGACGATCGCGACGGCACGGGGCCGCCCGGCTTGA
- a CDS encoding EAL domain-containing protein — MSLLDTTEELRRHRALLEELIDDPRRLGPDFQPIRRLGADAPADPVGLKATGRGQSGTALSSTLALLESAQATGLVERLDWAFRCLALDAAGEAGVTAELFLTPEPETYGSACPPRLFTAFSRGRRALKVAAEVPASAFARADLESAVAEFRGWGWRIVADDVSDLIAHDPSVLRRLEALRPEVVKLDLTKPGRSTVGTAAGVRQLLDWAGGAGVEVMAVGVDSQVQAGVATDLGATLGRGRLLGAPGPL, encoded by the coding sequence ATGTCCCTGCTCGACACCACCGAAGAGCTGCGGCGCCACCGCGCCCTGCTCGAGGAGCTCATCGACGACCCGCGCCGCCTCGGCCCCGACTTCCAGCCGATCCGCCGGCTCGGGGCTGATGCCCCCGCCGACCCGGTCGGGCTGAAGGCCACCGGCCGCGGCCAGTCCGGCACCGCGCTGTCCAGCACCCTGGCCCTGCTCGAGAGCGCGCAGGCCACCGGCCTCGTCGAGCGCCTCGACTGGGCCTTCCGCTGCCTCGCGCTCGACGCGGCGGGGGAGGCGGGCGTGACCGCCGAGCTCTTTCTCACTCCGGAGCCCGAGACCTATGGCAGCGCGTGCCCGCCGCGGCTGTTCACAGCGTTCAGTCGCGGTCGTCGCGCGCTGAAGGTCGCGGCCGAGGTGCCTGCGTCCGCGTTCGCGCGCGCCGACCTCGAGAGCGCTGTCGCGGAGTTCCGCGGCTGGGGCTGGCGGATCGTCGCGGACGACGTCTCGGACCTGATCGCCCACGACCCGTCGGTGCTGCGTCGCCTCGAGGCGCTGCGCCCCGAGGTCGTCAAGCTCGACCTCACCAAGCCCGGCCGCAGCACGGTCGGGACCGCCGCCGGTGTCCGCCAGCTCCTGGACTGGGCGGGTGGGGCGGGCGTCGAGGTCATGGCGGTCGGCGTCGACAGCCAGGTGCAGGCCGGGGTCGCCACCGACCTCGGCGCGACGCTCGGCCGCGGACGACTGCTCGGAGCGCCCGGCCCGCTGTAG
- a CDS encoding M23 family metallopeptidase: protein MKAFTLSSADDKGMRRALLSLLALATLAGGAQTAQALVDPGTGTSYELTSVTVPMTFPVAGRVSFTDNYLVCRSGCTRKHMGQDLMGAKMTPLVAAFDGVVTTLQQDGGSGNYVGITADRGPAKGWTVLYLHVNNDTPGTDDGRGSAQWAFPKGIERGARVLAGQLVGWLGDSGNAESTGAHLHVELRKGTGWSGVVHNAYPSLIKARRLSAPTASGPHPDGSVVKHPTGALFVLEAGRKRPVTPTVLAARGLALSAAVPMTAAESLGYPTTTPLPLRDGTVVRDPAGTTWLVHAGSRSRAGRPALQALFLTDPRVFAVSDADLARLPEVPLPESPVYPGALVRVDGDPAVHRVGEDGALHAVSAQALASHGLSSRDVALLPAPELPLPEVLDVPVDELLPEGLRVAALLEALPVGDPLGLRDGTVVQTPSHKVAVISGGYVRRLYDSRMVASYGYSGRPRMLVSDALLATYPVRALTG, encoded by the coding sequence GTGAAGGCGTTCACCCTGTCGAGCGCCGACGACAAGGGCATGCGCCGCGCCCTGCTGTCCCTGCTCGCCCTCGCGACCCTCGCCGGGGGCGCGCAGACCGCCCAGGCCCTGGTCGACCCGGGGACCGGCACGTCCTACGAGCTGACCTCCGTCACGGTGCCGATGACCTTCCCCGTCGCGGGACGGGTCTCCTTCACCGACAACTACCTCGTGTGCCGGTCGGGCTGCACGCGCAAGCACATGGGGCAGGACCTCATGGGCGCGAAGATGACGCCGCTCGTCGCTGCCTTCGACGGTGTCGTCACGACGCTGCAGCAGGACGGCGGCAGCGGCAACTACGTCGGGATCACCGCCGACCGCGGTCCCGCAAAGGGCTGGACGGTCCTCTACCTGCACGTCAACAACGACACTCCCGGCACCGACGATGGGCGCGGCAGCGCGCAGTGGGCCTTCCCGAAGGGCATCGAGCGCGGCGCGCGCGTCCTCGCCGGCCAGCTCGTCGGGTGGCTCGGTGACAGCGGCAACGCCGAGTCGACCGGCGCGCACCTGCACGTCGAGCTGCGCAAGGGCACCGGCTGGAGCGGGGTCGTCCACAACGCCTACCCGTCGCTCATCAAGGCCCGGCGGCTCAGCGCCCCGACGGCGAGCGGTCCGCACCCTGACGGCAGCGTCGTGAAGCACCCCACCGGTGCGCTCTTCGTCCTCGAGGCCGGTCGCAAGCGGCCGGTCACGCCGACGGTGCTCGCCGCCCGCGGGCTGGCACTGAGCGCCGCAGTGCCGATGACCGCAGCCGAGTCGCTCGGCTACCCGACCACGACCCCCCTCCCGCTGCGCGACGGCACCGTCGTGCGCGACCCCGCCGGTACGACCTGGCTGGTCCACGCAGGAAGCAGGAGCAGGGCGGGTAGGCCGGCACTGCAGGCCTTGTTCCTGACCGACCCCCGGGTCTTCGCGGTCTCCGACGCGGACCTCGCGCGACTGCCCGAGGTGCCGCTGCCCGAGTCACCGGTCTACCCCGGTGCGCTCGTCCGGGTCGACGGTGACCCGGCGGTGCACCGCGTCGGTGAGGACGGCGCCCTGCACGCGGTCTCGGCCCAGGCCCTCGCGAGCCACGGCCTGTCCTCGCGCGACGTCGCCCTGCTGCCCGCGCCCGAGCTCCCGCTACCCGAGGTCCTGGACGTGCCGGTCGACGAGCTGCTCCCCGAGGGTCTGCGGGTGGCGGCCCTGCTCGAGGCGCTGCCGGTCGGCGACCCGCTCGGCCTGCGTGACGGCACGGTCGTCCAGACCCCGTCCCACAAGGTCGCGGTGATCTCCGGTGGCTACGTCCGGCGTCTCTATGACAGCCGGATGGTCGCGAGCTACGGCTACTCCGGGCGCCCGCGGATGCTGGTCAGCGACGCCCTGCTCGCGACCTACCCGGTCCGGGCTCTCACCGGCTGA
- a CDS encoding signal peptidase I: MTDLLERPVVPVAPLPPVPRARVDRDGAAERTLVVRDVVRAVVWALVAVALWQVWPQTVGGPMAYVQVSGTSMEPGLRTGDLVAVRRRDGYQVGDVVAYRVPDGQFGERNVVIHRLVGGDGRKGWVTLGDNRDLVDPWSPRDSDVVGEMVWSSAGRGDDLARLAQPVPLGLLTGGLTTLVLLWPDRRRRVVAPVVVPMVLDGLRLVPLAVPDPGRSAARGLGTVVVGWIGSGAPARCTDLPRGAVRLRPGTVRVALASGPVAVASWSPVGPTRVAPVGCAA, encoded by the coding sequence GTGACGGACCTGCTGGAGCGGCCGGTCGTGCCGGTGGCGCCTCTCCCGCCCGTGCCTCGGGCCCGGGTCGACCGTGACGGCGCGGCCGAGCGCACTCTCGTCGTACGCGATGTGGTCCGGGCCGTGGTGTGGGCCCTCGTCGCGGTCGCGCTGTGGCAGGTGTGGCCGCAGACCGTCGGCGGTCCGATGGCCTACGTCCAGGTCTCCGGCACGTCGATGGAGCCGGGCCTGCGCACAGGAGACCTCGTGGCGGTGCGGCGACGCGACGGCTACCAGGTCGGCGACGTCGTCGCGTACCGCGTGCCCGACGGTCAGTTCGGGGAGCGCAACGTGGTCATCCACCGGCTGGTCGGCGGTGACGGGCGCAAGGGGTGGGTGACGCTCGGCGACAACCGCGACCTCGTCGACCCGTGGTCCCCGCGCGACTCCGACGTCGTCGGCGAGATGGTCTGGAGCAGTGCGGGCCGCGGCGACGACCTGGCGCGGCTCGCCCAGCCGGTGCCGCTCGGGCTGCTCACCGGGGGCCTGACCACCCTGGTGCTGCTGTGGCCGGACCGTCGCCGCCGGGTCGTCGCGCCTGTCGTCGTGCCGATGGTGCTCGACGGCCTGCGGCTCGTCCCTCTCGCGGTGCCCGACCCGGGCCGCAGCGCGGCCCGCGGCCTCGGCACGGTCGTCGTCGGGTGGATCGGCAGCGGCGCCCCGGCCCGCTGCACCGACCTGCCTCGCGGCGCGGTGCGGCTGCGCCCGGGCACCGTCCGTGTCGCGCTCGCGAGCGGTCCGGTGGCCGTTGCCTCGTGGAGCCCCGTCGGGCCAACGCGGGTTGCTCCGGTCGGCTGTGCGGCGTGA
- a CDS encoding response regulator transcription factor has product MTTVLLCDDHRVVREALASMLVSVAGVATVEQAGSGEEVLARYPALRPGAVLLDVRLPGLDGVATAVRLLGEHPEARVLLLTGEVREEERLRALRSGVRGYLAKDVDAEQLRGALATVVAGGDLLSKAQRRALELHEPKRVTLLSPREMQVLEGMAAGRSNAEIGRTLWLSEDTVKVHAKKLFAKTGVHDRAAAVAWAFRSGVLA; this is encoded by the coding sequence ATGACGACCGTCTTGCTCTGCGACGACCATCGCGTCGTCCGCGAGGCCCTCGCCTCCATGCTCGTCAGCGTCGCGGGGGTCGCGACCGTCGAGCAGGCGGGCTCGGGCGAGGAGGTGCTCGCGCGCTACCCCGCGCTGCGACCCGGTGCGGTGCTGCTCGACGTCAGGCTGCCCGGGCTCGACGGCGTGGCCACCGCGGTGCGGCTGCTGGGCGAGCACCCCGAGGCGCGGGTGCTGCTGCTGACCGGCGAAGTGCGCGAGGAGGAGCGGTTGCGCGCGCTGCGCAGCGGCGTCCGCGGCTACCTCGCCAAGGACGTGGACGCCGAGCAGCTGCGGGGCGCGCTCGCGACGGTCGTCGCCGGTGGTGACCTGCTGTCGAAGGCGCAACGGCGGGCCCTCGAGCTGCACGAGCCCAAGCGCGTCACCTTGCTGTCACCGCGTGAGATGCAGGTCCTCGAGGGGATGGCCGCGGGCCGCTCCAACGCCGAGATCGGCCGCACGCTGTGGCTGAGCGAGGACACCGTGAAGGTCCACGCGAAGAAGCTCTTCGCCAAGACCGGGGTGCACGACCGTGCTGCCGCGGTGGCCTGGGCCTTCCGGTCAGGAGTGCTCGCCTAA
- a CDS encoding DUF3039 domain-containing protein, producing MTTPRLGTATLEDLRTDPQLDDGDDERFSHFVKKDKIVESAVLGAPVTALCGKVWVPSRDPQKFPVCPKCKQMMDLLHSFDSGDDTPPE from the coding sequence ATGACGACCCCCAGGCTCGGCACCGCGACCCTTGAGGACCTGCGCACCGACCCGCAGCTCGACGACGGTGACGACGAGCGCTTCAGCCACTTCGTGAAGAAGGACAAGATCGTCGAATCGGCGGTGCTGGGCGCGCCGGTGACGGCGCTGTGCGGCAAGGTCTGGGTGCCCAGCCGCGACCCGCAGAAGTTCCCGGTCTGCCCGAAGTGCAAGCAGATGATGGACCTCCTGCACAGCTTCGACTCCGGCGACGACACGCCGCCCGAGTAG
- a CDS encoding thioredoxin family protein, with translation MKVELLWFSGCPNGQETDARLREAVSLAGVDADVVLVEVTTPDDAERLRFRGSPTVLVDGTDPFAQESDPVGLSCRVFRTPDGLRGAPTVEQLVSVLRGAA, from the coding sequence GTGAAGGTCGAGCTGCTGTGGTTCTCGGGCTGCCCGAACGGGCAGGAGACCGACGCGCGGCTGCGGGAGGCCGTATCGCTGGCCGGCGTCGACGCCGACGTCGTGCTGGTCGAGGTGACGACGCCCGACGACGCCGAACGGCTCCGGTTCCGCGGCTCCCCCACGGTGCTGGTCGACGGCACGGACCCGTTCGCTCAGGAGTCCGACCCGGTCGGGCTGTCGTGCCGGGTGTTCAGGACCCCCGACGGGCTGCGGGGCGCACCGACGGTCGAGCAGCTCGTCTCGGTCCTGCGAGGCGCGGCGTGA
- a CDS encoding tRNA adenosine deaminase-associated protein — protein MKDDETYAVVVFRDVSGWQAGPLPTAVTGDLDALVAAVRQQPSDSGSFALVDVASEFFVVVRVVQGEVRLLLSDVTAAVAWDLAAQVCEALAIDVPGDDDLQEVWPAGDLGIFSDLGLDEMELGAVLSDLDAYADEMLSTLARRLGFADVYEPAVDALVD, from the coding sequence GTGAAGGACGATGAGACCTACGCCGTCGTCGTCTTCCGCGACGTCTCCGGCTGGCAGGCCGGACCCCTCCCGACCGCGGTCACCGGCGACCTCGATGCGCTCGTCGCCGCTGTCCGGCAGCAGCCGAGTGACAGCGGGTCGTTCGCGCTCGTCGACGTCGCCAGCGAGTTCTTCGTGGTCGTGCGGGTGGTGCAGGGCGAGGTCCGACTGCTGCTGTCCGACGTCACCGCCGCGGTCGCGTGGGACCTCGCCGCGCAGGTCTGCGAGGCCCTCGCCATCGACGTCCCGGGAGACGACGACCTCCAGGAGGTCTGGCCGGCCGGCGACCTGGGCATCTTCTCCGACCTCGGCCTCGACGAGATGGAGCTCGGCGCGGTCCTGTCCGACCTCGACGCCTACGCCGACGAGATGCTGTCGACCCTGGCCCGTCGGCTCGGTTTTGCCGACGTCTACGAGCCCGCCGTCGACGCCCTCGTCGACTGA
- a CDS encoding nucleoside deaminase — protein sequence MTAYDGDDAAMLLALAEAGACAAIGDVPVGAVVLGPDGEVLSRGRNEREATGDPTAHAEVLALRAAAAVLGSWRLTGCTLVVTLEPCTMCAGALVLARVDRLVYGAVDPKAGAVGSLWDVARDRRLNHRVEVVPGVRAEESADLLRSFFGARRQVR from the coding sequence ATGACGGCGTACGACGGGGACGATGCCGCCATGCTGCTGGCGCTCGCGGAAGCGGGCGCTTGCGCCGCCATCGGTGACGTGCCCGTCGGGGCTGTCGTGCTCGGCCCCGACGGCGAGGTGCTGTCACGCGGCCGCAACGAGCGGGAGGCCACCGGCGACCCGACGGCGCACGCCGAGGTGCTCGCGCTGCGAGCTGCCGCCGCGGTGCTCGGCTCGTGGCGGTTGACCGGCTGCACCCTCGTCGTGACCCTCGAGCCGTGCACGATGTGCGCCGGCGCCCTGGTGCTCGCCCGCGTCGACCGGCTGGTCTACGGCGCGGTCGACCCGAAGGCCGGCGCCGTCGGCTCGCTGTGGGACGTCGCCCGCGACCGGCGGCTCAACCACCGGGTCGAGGTGGTCCCGGGCGTGCGCGCCGAGGAGTCCGCAGATCTGCTCCGGTCCTTCTTCGGAGCACGCCGACAGGTCCGCTAG